The proteins below come from a single Halostagnicola larsenii XH-48 genomic window:
- a CDS encoding DoxX family protein, with product MVLENSISAELLLAGRILFGLVIAFTGLNHFLDAESMIGYAEAKGVPAASLAIPVSGAVLLFGGLGIVLGVFPVLAAAVLVVFFVVVTPKMHDFWNVPEDQKQGEINSFLKNVGLLGASLVFLALGVSSWPYAVNLGLF from the coding sequence ATGGTACTCGAGAACTCCATCAGCGCGGAACTGCTGTTGGCCGGTCGGATCCTGTTCGGTCTCGTGATCGCGTTTACCGGGCTCAATCACTTCCTCGACGCGGAGAGCATGATCGGCTACGCCGAAGCGAAGGGCGTCCCGGCGGCGTCGCTCGCGATTCCTGTATCGGGTGCAGTGTTGCTCTTCGGCGGGTTGGGCATCGTGCTGGGCGTCTTCCCGGTGCTGGCCGCGGCGGTCCTCGTCGTGTTCTTCGTCGTCGTCACGCCGAAGATGCACGACTTCTGGAACGTCCCCGAGGACCAGAAGCAGGGCGAGATCAACAGCTTCCTCAAAAACGTCGGACTGCTCGGCGCGTCGCTCGTCTTTCTCGCGCTCGGCGTGTCCTCGTGGCCGTACGCGGTGAACCTCGGTCTCTTCTGA
- a CDS encoding GNAT family N-acetyltransferase, with protein sequence MPRIRSATLEDVPAIRRIATESWHAVYDDILGPETVDAQTNKWYAAEALEESLERVANRDVGAYLVAEREPSVNRKPADATETTPTETSPDQEPPGSVVGFVQGTPERTSSEPTRYSRRVAVLTRIYVDPDSWNGGVGSTLVGALEESLDDSFETLRVHVLAGNDVGISFYESTGFERVETQRSDLEENIDETSIDEPLEEHVYEKTL encoded by the coding sequence ATGCCTCGAATTCGATCGGCGACGCTCGAGGACGTTCCGGCGATCCGGCGGATCGCGACCGAGAGTTGGCACGCGGTCTACGACGACATTCTGGGTCCCGAGACGGTCGACGCGCAGACCAACAAGTGGTACGCGGCCGAGGCCCTCGAGGAAAGCCTCGAGCGGGTAGCGAACCGAGACGTCGGCGCGTATCTGGTCGCCGAGCGCGAACCCAGTGTGAATCGCAAACCCGCCGACGCGACGGAGACGACGCCGACAGAGACCTCACCCGATCAGGAACCACCGGGGTCGGTCGTCGGGTTCGTCCAGGGGACTCCCGAACGAACCTCGAGTGAACCGACGCGATATTCACGGCGAGTCGCGGTCCTCACCCGGATCTACGTCGATCCCGACTCGTGGAACGGCGGCGTCGGTTCGACGCTGGTTGGGGCCCTCGAAGAATCCCTCGACGACTCGTTCGAAACGCTCCGGGTGCACGTTCTCGCCGGCAACGATGTCGGCATCTCGTTCTACGAATCGACCGGCTTCGAACGCGTCGAGACCCAGCGCAGCGATCTCGAGGAAAACATTGACGAGACGAGCATCGACGAACCGCTCGAGGAGCACGTCTACGAGAAAACGCTGTAG
- a CDS encoding RNB domain-containing ribonuclease, whose amino-acid sequence MSDETQADAGTAEGQGPVEISEDLARHLENKREELFEKFEIRDEFPQAVLEEAEELTRDVQGEIDEEIDARQDLRDLTTWTTDPIDAQDFDDAISVEEREEEYVLWVHIADVTHYVNPETAMWDEAVERGNTVYLPGYTIHMLPPVLAESVCSLVPNEERFAHTVEMHLDKENLSYETIDIYKSVIESDERLTYSQAENRLEDPEAPLHEENTLVHELADRMHEIRKEDGSLVLNPARDRAHTIIEECMLKANKAVTHELMWSRGVEAMYRVHPQPSPDEWSKALQEIQDLDGVSIPGDKWDDPRMAVNATLEDAPGRQLDKIQWAVMKVMPRARYMNDPFGGHHALNFEIYGHFTSPIRRLSDLINHWIVYQNDVPENLVALCDRASDKQKDAEQCEREYKTFLQEVGLDPTAVNNRGIEVVDGDAENTL is encoded by the coding sequence ATGAGCGACGAGACACAGGCCGACGCAGGCACGGCCGAAGGGCAGGGTCCGGTCGAGATTTCCGAGGATCTCGCCCGTCACCTCGAGAACAAACGCGAGGAGTTATTCGAGAAGTTCGAGATCCGCGACGAGTTCCCGCAGGCGGTCCTCGAGGAGGCCGAGGAACTGACTCGAGACGTGCAGGGTGAGATCGACGAGGAGATCGACGCCCGCCAGGATCTGCGCGATCTGACGACCTGGACGACCGATCCGATCGACGCCCAGGACTTCGACGATGCGATTTCGGTCGAAGAGCGCGAAGAGGAGTACGTCCTCTGGGTTCACATCGCCGACGTCACCCACTACGTCAACCCGGAGACGGCGATGTGGGACGAGGCCGTCGAACGCGGGAACACGGTTTACCTGCCGGGATACACCATCCACATGCTGCCGCCGGTGCTGGCCGAATCGGTCTGCTCGCTCGTTCCGAACGAGGAGCGATTCGCCCACACCGTCGAGATGCATCTGGACAAGGAGAACCTCTCCTACGAGACGATCGACATCTACAAGTCGGTGATCGAATCCGACGAACGGCTCACCTACTCGCAGGCCGAGAACCGACTCGAGGACCCCGAAGCACCGCTGCACGAGGAGAACACGCTGGTGCACGAACTCGCCGACCGGATGCACGAGATCCGCAAGGAAGACGGCTCGCTCGTGTTGAACCCCGCTCGCGACCGTGCACACACCATCATCGAGGAGTGCATGCTGAAAGCGAACAAGGCCGTCACGCACGAACTCATGTGGTCTCGCGGCGTCGAGGCGATGTATCGGGTTCACCCGCAACCGAGTCCCGACGAGTGGTCGAAGGCGCTCCAGGAGATTCAGGACTTAGACGGCGTTTCGATCCCCGGCGACAAGTGGGACGACCCGCGAATGGCGGTCAATGCCACGCTCGAGGACGCGCCGGGTCGCCAACTCGATAAGATCCAGTGGGCCGTGATGAAAGTCATGCCACGCGCACGATACATGAACGACCCCTTCGGCGGGCACCACGCGCTGAACTTCGAGATCTACGGCCACTTCACGAGCCCCATCCGACGGCTATCGGACCTGATCAACCACTGGATCGTCTACCAGAACGACGTGCCGGAGAACCTCGTCGCGCTCTGTGATCGGGCCAGCGACAAGCAAAAGGACGCCGAACAGTGCGAACGCGAGTACAAGACGTTCCTGCAGGAAGTCGGTCTCGATCCGACGGCGGTCAACAATCGCGGCATCGAGGTCGTCGACGGCGACGCCGAAAACACGCTGTAA
- a CDS encoding DUF7562 family protein gives MWPARTDPETVTCVACGTCTDRETAREYDKYGNRWERDGKEFEYFCTVCHDDLCHHARTELEELLVDIDAGECSQLEFLSRYVATVEDRYGPLEER, from the coding sequence ATGTGGCCCGCCAGAACCGATCCCGAGACCGTCACGTGCGTCGCGTGCGGCACGTGCACCGACCGCGAGACGGCTCGAGAGTACGACAAGTACGGGAACCGCTGGGAGCGCGACGGCAAGGAGTTCGAATACTTCTGTACCGTCTGTCACGACGACCTCTGTCATCACGCCCGGACCGAGCTCGAGGAGTTGCTCGTCGATATCGACGCTGGTGAGTGCTCGCAACTCGAGTTTCTGTCTCGCTACGTCGCGACCGTCGAGGATCGGTACGGCCCGCTCGAGGAGCGGTGA
- a CDS encoding RNA-binding protein — protein MEVKSRHHLRSDVVSDLETTLANQLGVELDGDAYERVEFETVDWEVILVDGEPQIAYFDDEPFLTVRGANAHEPEKRLVTVDSGAISFVSDGADVMRPGITEATGDIAEGDLVVIAEESHGKILAVGRARVDGTQMVGDEGKVVDSLHHVGDDLYEFAG, from the coding sequence ATGGAGGTCAAATCTCGACACCATCTCCGCAGCGACGTCGTCTCCGATCTCGAGACGACGCTTGCCAACCAGCTCGGCGTCGAACTCGACGGCGACGCCTACGAACGCGTCGAGTTCGAAACGGTCGACTGGGAGGTCATCCTCGTCGACGGCGAACCGCAGATCGCGTACTTCGACGACGAGCCGTTTCTCACCGTCCGCGGCGCGAACGCACACGAACCGGAGAAGCGACTCGTCACTGTCGATTCCGGAGCGATCTCCTTCGTCAGCGACGGTGCGGACGTCATGCGTCCCGGCATTACGGAGGCAACGGGCGACATCGCCGAGGGCGACCTCGTCGTCATCGCCGAAGAGTCTCACGGGAAAATCCTCGCCGTCGGTCGGGCCCGCGTCGACGGCACGCAGATGGTCGGCGACGAAGGGAAAGTCGTCGACTCGCTACACCACGTCGGCGACGACCTCTACGAATTCGCGGGATAG
- a CDS encoding transcription initiation factor IIB, with protein MESPTRQRERDTVTEQEDQKSDGERVCAECETGTLVNSDDQGELVCDHCGLIAEETNIDHGPEWRAFNHSERQNKSRVGAPTTKTMHDKGLTTSIDWKDQDAYGRSLSADKRSQMRRLRKWQERIRTKDAGERNLQFALSETDRMASALAIPRSVREVACVMYRRALDENLIRGRSIEGVATSTLYAACRMEGIPRSLEEVAAVSRVDRKEIGRTYRYVAQELSLKMEPVNPKKYVPRFCSELELSEEVQGKANEIIDTTTEKGLLSGKSPTGYAAAAIYASSLLCNEKKTQREVADVAQVTEVTIRNRYQEQIEAMGIHQ; from the coding sequence ATGGAAAGTCCCACCCGTCAACGCGAGCGTGACACCGTAACGGAGCAGGAAGACCAGAAGTCGGATGGTGAACGGGTGTGTGCCGAATGTGAGACCGGAACACTCGTCAACAGCGACGATCAGGGGGAACTCGTCTGCGATCACTGCGGGTTGATCGCCGAGGAGACGAACATCGATCACGGCCCCGAGTGGCGGGCGTTCAACCACTCGGAACGACAGAACAAGTCCCGCGTCGGCGCGCCGACGACGAAGACGATGCACGACAAGGGGCTGACGACGTCTATCGACTGGAAGGATCAGGACGCCTACGGGCGCTCGCTTTCTGCGGACAAGCGCAGTCAGATGCGGCGACTCCGCAAGTGGCAAGAACGCATCCGGACCAAAGACGCCGGCGAGAGAAACCTGCAGTTCGCGCTCTCGGAAACTGATCGGATGGCCTCCGCGCTCGCAATCCCGCGTTCGGTCAGGGAAGTCGCCTGCGTGATGTACCGACGGGCGCTCGACGAGAACCTCATTCGCGGGCGCTCGATCGAAGGCGTCGCAACCAGCACGCTGTACGCAGCCTGTCGAATGGAAGGAATTCCCCGCTCGCTCGAGGAAGTCGCCGCGGTTTCCCGCGTCGACCGCAAGGAGATTGGTCGGACCTATCGCTACGTCGCACAGGAACTCTCGCTCAAAATGGAACCGGTCAATCCGAAAAAGTACGTGCCGCGGTTTTGCTCCGAACTCGAGCTATCCGAGGAAGTGCAGGGCAAGGCAAACGAGATCATCGACACGACGACCGAGAAGGGACTCCTCTCTGGTAAATCGCCGACCGGCTACGCCGCCGCGGCGATCTACGCCAGTTCGCTGCTGTGTAACGAAAAGAAGACCCAGCGCGAGGTCGCGGACGTCGCGCAGGTCACCGAAGTGACGATCCGGAATCGGTATCAAGAACAGATCGAAGCGATGGGAATCCACCAGTAA
- a CDS encoding cell division protein SepF, with amino-acid sequence MGLMTKILGGEQSRSAEDYVELNLDDVTDNTTEATMQVHVAEVDGQEAAIDIKDTVYDGDIVIADITRLRTNDKTVEHIVDELRQVANEVDGDIVRKGDDQIIITPTGVKIGREKLGR; translated from the coding sequence ATGGGACTTATGACTAAAATCCTGGGCGGGGAGCAATCCAGATCCGCCGAGGATTACGTCGAGTTGAACCTCGACGACGTGACCGACAACACGACCGAGGCGACGATGCAGGTACACGTCGCGGAAGTCGACGGACAGGAAGCCGCCATCGACATCAAAGACACCGTCTACGACGGCGACATCGTCATCGCGGATATCACGCGACTCCGGACGAACGACAAAACGGTCGAACACATCGTCGACGAGCTCCGACAGGTCGCAAACGAAGTCGACGGCGACATCGTTCGGAAAGGCGACGACCAGATCATCATCACCCCGACCGGCGTCAAAATCGGCCGCGAAAAACTCGGCCGATAG
- the citZ gene encoding citrate synthase: MADDLKKGLEGVLVAESGLSSIDGDEGRLVYRGYTIEDLARGASYEEVAYLLWHGTLPDEEELAEFSEAMAAERDVDDAILETIQSLVEADERPMAAMRTAVSMLSASEPEPDADPGDREASLRKGRRITAKIPTILAAFERYRQGKEPVDPDTSLGLAANFLYMMTGEEPDEVAAETFDQALILHADHGLNASTFTSMVIGSTMADIYSCVTGGIGALSGPLHGGANQDVMEVLIEIDESGLDPLEWVEQATEEGRRIPGFGHRVYSVKDPRAKILQERSRELAETGDSKWYDITTTIEDYLTDEKGLVEKGIAPNVDFYSGSVYYQLGIPIDMYTPIFAMSRSSGWIAHVLEYQEDNRLIRPRARYTGPDEQELAPVEDR, from the coding sequence ATGGCAGACGACCTCAAGAAAGGGCTGGAGGGAGTGTTGGTCGCAGAGTCAGGACTCAGCTCCATCGACGGCGACGAGGGTCGCTTGGTGTATCGCGGGTACACCATCGAAGACCTCGCGCGCGGCGCGAGCTACGAAGAAGTAGCGTACCTGCTCTGGCACGGAACGCTTCCGGACGAAGAGGAACTCGCGGAGTTCTCCGAGGCGATGGCCGCAGAGCGCGACGTAGACGACGCCATTCTCGAGACGATACAGTCGCTGGTCGAGGCCGACGAGCGCCCGATGGCGGCGATGCGTACCGCTGTCTCGATGCTCTCTGCATCCGAACCCGAACCCGACGCGGACCCGGGTGACCGCGAGGCGTCACTGCGCAAGGGGCGTCGGATCACGGCCAAGATCCCGACGATTCTCGCGGCGTTCGAGCGGTATCGACAGGGCAAAGAGCCCGTCGACCCCGACACCAGTCTCGGGCTCGCGGCCAATTTCCTCTACATGATGACCGGCGAGGAACCTGACGAGGTCGCCGCCGAAACGTTCGATCAGGCGCTGATTCTCCACGCCGATCACGGGCTCAACGCCTCGACGTTCACTTCGATGGTCATCGGCTCGACGATGGCCGACATCTACTCCTGTGTCACCGGCGGGATCGGTGCCCTCTCGGGGCCGCTCCACGGCGGCGCGAATCAGGACGTCATGGAGGTCCTCATCGAAATCGACGAGAGCGGACTCGATCCCCTCGAATGGGTCGAGCAAGCGACCGAGGAAGGTCGACGCATCCCCGGCTTCGGCCACCGCGTGTACAGCGTCAAAGACCCTCGAGCGAAGATCCTTCAGGAGCGAAGCCGCGAGCTCGCCGAAACCGGCGACTCGAAGTGGTACGACATCACCACGACCATCGAAGACTACCTCACCGACGAGAAGGGACTCGTCGAGAAGGGTATCGCGCCGAACGTCGACTTCTACTCGGGGTCGGTCTACTACCAGCTTGGCATCCCGATCGACATGTACACGCCCATCTTCGCGATGAGCCGCTCGAGCGGCTGGATCGCACACGTCCTCGAGTACCAGGAGGACAACCGACTCATCCGACCGCGCGCACGCTACACCGGTCCGGACGAACAGGAACTCGCTCCGGTCGAAGACCGGTAG
- a CDS encoding gamma-glutamylcyclotransferase family protein: MLVFVYGTLTDAARVENVLDETGREPGSTDNARAFDAAFVGDATLEGLHRVDGAYPTLVPGGCVTGRVLSIDESHLGALDAYEGLAQGLYVRAGLPRIQRGESPATSPVDDFEVAVYDEPGTVPAQGPDLESIVWTYIGDPDRLGIEPEREIEAYWPGSSPFRERVHRFLNRNRIVVLIGE, encoded by the coding sequence ATGCTCGTCTTCGTCTACGGAACGCTCACCGACGCCGCTCGAGTCGAGAACGTACTCGACGAGACGGGTCGCGAGCCCGGATCGACCGATAACGCGAGGGCATTCGACGCAGCGTTCGTTGGCGACGCCACGCTCGAGGGACTCCACCGCGTCGACGGCGCGTATCCGACGCTCGTCCCTGGCGGATGCGTCACCGGACGAGTGCTCTCGATCGACGAGAGCCATCTCGGGGCGCTCGACGCCTACGAGGGGCTCGCACAGGGCCTGTACGTGCGAGCGGGGCTGCCACGAATCCAGCGCGGCGAGTCGCCTGCAACGTCGCCCGTAGACGACTTCGAGGTCGCTGTGTACGACGAGCCAGGCACCGTTCCGGCGCAGGGACCGGATCTCGAGTCGATCGTCTGGACGTACATCGGTGACCCCGATCGGCTCGGGATCGAACCTGAACGTGAGATAGAGGCCTACTGGCCGGGTTCGTCCCCCTTTCGCGAACGCGTGCACCGATTTCTCAACCGGAATCGAATCGTGGTACTGATCGGCGAATGA
- the ilvA gene encoding threonine ammonia-lyase, translated as MLSLEAILEARPRVRETSRHTPCEYSHTFSALTGAEIHLKLENQQRTGAFKIRGATNRIATLTQAEKDAGVVTASAGNHAQGVALAATRTGVDSKIVMPENAPIAKVKATKNYGASVVLHGVDYSEAAERAHEIEREEDRTYLHAFDDPDVMAGQGTIGLEIIEDCPEVDTVVVPIGGGGLISGIATAIKEQRPDVRVIGVQAEGASSAASSLEKGELVTLDSVDTVADGIATRSIGEQTFPIIRERVDEVVTVSDPRIATALVQLLERSKTLVEGAGAVPLAAVLFERFDYDEDEVIVPALCGGNIDMNMLSTVIVRGLVETGRYLKIRTVLTDRPGALEDLLDIFSAHRANIYGIQHDRTSRDISMSDTEVEIDLEMRGHDHVEAFLEDLRSEGYEVDVLV; from the coding sequence ATGCTCTCACTTGAGGCTATTCTCGAGGCGCGTCCGCGGGTTCGAGAGACATCGCGACACACGCCGTGTGAGTACTCGCATACGTTCTCCGCGCTGACGGGCGCGGAGATCCATCTGAAGCTCGAAAACCAGCAGCGAACGGGCGCGTTCAAGATTCGGGGCGCGACGAACCGGATCGCGACGCTCACGCAGGCCGAGAAAGACGCGGGCGTCGTCACCGCGAGCGCGGGCAATCACGCGCAGGGGGTCGCGCTCGCCGCGACGCGAACGGGCGTCGACTCGAAGATCGTCATGCCCGAAAACGCGCCCATCGCGAAGGTCAAGGCGACGAAAAACTACGGGGCATCGGTCGTCCTCCACGGCGTCGACTACAGCGAGGCCGCCGAGCGCGCACACGAAATCGAACGCGAGGAGGACAGAACCTATCTCCACGCCTTCGACGACCCGGACGTGATGGCGGGTCAGGGAACGATCGGCCTCGAGATCATAGAGGACTGCCCCGAGGTCGACACCGTCGTCGTGCCGATCGGTGGGGGCGGACTCATCAGCGGGATCGCGACGGCGATCAAAGAACAACGCCCGGACGTGCGCGTGATCGGGGTACAAGCGGAAGGTGCCTCGAGCGCGGCCAGTTCGCTCGAGAAGGGAGAACTGGTCACGCTCGATTCGGTCGATACCGTCGCGGACGGCATCGCGACCCGAAGCATCGGCGAGCAGACGTTCCCGATCATCCGCGAGCGCGTCGACGAGGTGGTCACGGTCTCCGATCCGCGGATCGCCACGGCGTTAGTCCAACTCCTCGAGCGCTCGAAGACGCTCGTCGAAGGCGCCGGTGCGGTTCCGCTCGCGGCCGTGCTCTTCGAGCGATTCGACTACGACGAAGACGAGGTCATCGTCCCCGCACTCTGTGGGGGCAACATCGACATGAACATGCTCTCGACGGTCATCGTCCGCGGATTGGTCGAGACGGGGCGCTACCTCAAGATTCGAACCGTCCTCACGGACCGGCCCGGCGCGCTCGAGGATCTCCTCGACATCTTCTCGGCCCACCGGGCGAACATCTACGGCATCCAGCACGATCGGACCTCTCGAGACATCAGCATGAGCGACACCGAGGTCGAAATCGACCTCGAGATGCGCGGGCACGACCACGTCGAGGCGTTCCTCGAGGACCTTCGGTCCGAGGGTTACGAAGTCGACGTGCTGGTGTAA
- a CDS encoding SOS response-associated peptidase yields the protein MCGRYTLFVDQDDLEDRFDARFTEPFAPRYNMAPGQRLPVITSENPETIQSLEWGLVPSWADDDSNGLINARAETVDEKPSFREAYDQRRALVLADGFYEWTETDDGGKQPYRVAFEDDRPFAMAGLWERWEPETTQTGLESFGGGAGDAEAGDGAGPLETFTIVTTPPNDLVGELHHRMAAILEPTVERDWLTGAASTTALEPHPADEMVAYPVSTAVNSPATDEPSLVESV from the coding sequence ATGTGTGGTCGCTATACGCTCTTCGTCGATCAGGACGACCTCGAGGACCGGTTCGACGCCCGGTTTACCGAGCCGTTCGCGCCGCGGTACAACATGGCTCCGGGCCAGCGCCTGCCCGTCATCACGAGCGAGAACCCGGAAACGATCCAGTCCCTCGAGTGGGGACTGGTGCCGTCGTGGGCCGACGACGATAGCAACGGGCTGATCAACGCGCGTGCGGAGACCGTCGATGAGAAACCGAGTTTTCGCGAAGCCTACGACCAGCGTCGCGCGCTGGTACTCGCCGACGGGTTCTACGAGTGGACTGAGACTGACGACGGCGGGAAACAGCCGTATCGAGTCGCGTTCGAGGACGATCGACCGTTCGCGATGGCGGGGCTCTGGGAGCGCTGGGAGCCGGAGACGACCCAGACCGGCCTCGAGTCGTTCGGCGGCGGCGCTGGGGACGCCGAGGCGGGCGACGGGGCGGGGCCGCTCGAGACCTTCACGATCGTGACGACGCCGCCGAACGACCTCGTCGGCGAGTTACACCACCGAATGGCGGCGATTCTCGAGCCGACGGTCGAGCGCGACTGGCTGACGGGTGCAGCGTCGACGACGGCGCTCGAACCCCATCCGGCCGACGAAATGGTCGCCTACCCGGTTTCGACGGCGGTGAACAGTCCGGCGACCGACGAGCCGTCGTTGGTCGAGTCGGTGTGA
- the thsB gene encoding thermosome subunit beta: MQQGQPMIVMSEDSQRVKDQDAQDYNISAARAVAEAVRSTLGPKGMDKMLVDSMGSVTITNDGVTILKEMDIDNPTAEMIIEVAETQEDEAGDGTTTAVAIAGELLKNAEDLLEQDIHPTAIIKGFHMAAEQAREEIDDIAEDIDPSDEELIRKTAETSMTGKGAEVNKEHLSQLIVDAVSGVTVETDDGENVVDLEFLNIETQTGRAVGESDLLEGGIVDKDPVHDNMPTSAEDANILLLNDPIEIEETDVDTEVSVTDPDQLQQFLDREEKQLKEKVQQIVDLDADVVFCQKGIDDLAQHYLAKEGILAVRRAKKSDLEFLSEVVDAAVVSDLASATAEDLGFGDVTRDEEDELFYVEGEDAHGVTLLLRGSTDHVVDELERGVNDALDVVAQTVSDGRVLAGGGAIEVELASRLRDYADSVSGREQLAVEAFADSVELVPRVLAENAGLDSIDTLVDLRAAHEDGDVKAGLNVFSGDVEDTFEAGVVEPAHAKEQAVTSASEAANLVLKIDDIISAGDLSTDKGDDEGGAPGGAGGMGGMGGGMGGMM; this comes from the coding sequence ATGCAACAGGGACAGCCGATGATCGTGATGAGCGAGGACTCCCAGCGCGTCAAAGACCAGGACGCGCAGGATTACAACATCAGCGCCGCTCGAGCGGTCGCCGAGGCCGTCCGCTCGACGCTCGGCCCGAAAGGGATGGACAAGATGCTCGTCGACTCGATGGGATCGGTAACCATCACGAACGACGGCGTCACCATCCTCAAGGAGATGGACATCGACAACCCGACGGCCGAGATGATCATCGAGGTCGCCGAAACGCAGGAGGACGAAGCCGGCGACGGCACAACGACCGCCGTCGCGATCGCGGGCGAACTCCTCAAGAACGCCGAGGATCTTCTCGAGCAGGACATTCACCCGACGGCCATCATCAAGGGATTCCACATGGCCGCAGAGCAGGCTCGAGAGGAAATCGACGACATCGCCGAGGACATCGACCCCAGCGACGAGGAACTCATCCGCAAAACTGCCGAAACCTCGATGACCGGCAAAGGTGCCGAGGTCAACAAAGAGCACCTCTCTCAGCTCATCGTGGACGCCGTTTCCGGCGTCACCGTCGAAACGGACGACGGCGAGAACGTCGTCGACCTCGAGTTCCTGAACATCGAGACCCAGACCGGCCGTGCAGTCGGCGAATCCGACCTCCTCGAGGGCGGCATCGTCGACAAGGATCCGGTCCACGATAACATGCCGACCAGCGCCGAGGACGCGAACATCCTCCTGCTGAACGATCCGATCGAGATCGAAGAGACCGATGTCGACACCGAAGTCTCCGTGACGGATCCGGACCAGCTCCAGCAGTTCTTAGACCGCGAGGAAAAACAGCTCAAAGAGAAGGTCCAGCAGATCGTCGACCTCGACGCGGACGTCGTCTTCTGTCAGAAAGGCATCGACGACCTCGCACAGCACTACCTCGCCAAAGAGGGTATCCTCGCCGTTCGTCGCGCGAAAAAGAGCGACCTCGAGTTCCTCTCGGAGGTCGTCGACGCCGCCGTCGTCTCGGATCTCGCGAGCGCGACCGCCGAGGACCTCGGCTTCGGTGACGTCACCCGCGACGAGGAAGACGAACTGTTCTACGTCGAAGGCGAGGACGCCCACGGCGTTACCCTCCTCCTTCGTGGCTCGACCGACCACGTCGTCGACGAACTCGAGCGCGGCGTCAACGACGCACTCGACGTCGTCGCCCAGACCGTCTCCGACGGGCGCGTCCTGGCCGGCGGCGGTGCGATCGAGGTCGAACTGGCATCGCGTCTCCGCGATTACGCTGACTCCGTTTCCGGACGCGAACAGCTCGCCGTCGAGGCGTTCGCCGACTCGGTCGAGCTCGTCCCGCGCGTGCTCGCCGAGAACGCTGGTCTCGACAGCATCGACACGCTCGTCGACCTCCGTGCAGCCCACGAGGACGGCGACGTAAAGGCCGGCCTGAACGTCTTCTCGGGCGACGTCGAGGATACCTTCGAAGCTGGCGTCGTCGAGCCGGCCCACGCCAAAGAGCAGGCCGTGACCTCTGCGAGCGAGGCGGCGAACCTCGTTCTCAAGATCGACGACATCATCTCCGCTGGCGACCTCTCCACCGACAAGGGCGACGACGAAGGTGGCGCACCCGGCGGCGCAGGCGGCATGGGTGGCATGGGCGGCGGCATGGGCGGCATGATGTAG
- the lrp gene encoding HTH-type transcriptional regulator Lrp: MTYENLDAKLVNALLGDGRASLRSLAEELDVSVTTVSNHLSDLEDQDVIDGYTPRVDYDAVGYDVTAVIQLKVEGNALPDITETLRDHQQMTSVYEVTGDYDVIAIGKFVDTDGMNEQIKALLTDPDIKASNTSVVLNTVSENEQFELEVREDE, encoded by the coding sequence ATGACGTACGAAAATCTCGATGCAAAGTTGGTGAATGCGTTGCTCGGTGACGGCCGGGCGAGCCTCCGAAGTCTCGCCGAGGAACTCGACGTTTCTGTGACGACCGTCTCGAATCACCTTTCGGATCTCGAGGATCAGGACGTAATCGACGGTTACACCCCTCGAGTCGACTACGATGCGGTCGGCTACGACGTAACGGCGGTCATCCAGCTCAAAGTCGAAGGGAACGCGCTCCCCGACATCACCGAAACCCTCCGCGACCACCAGCAGATGACGAGCGTCTACGAGGTTACTGGCGATTACGACGTGATCGCTATTGGTAAGTTCGTCGACACCGACGGAATGAACGAACAGATCAAAGCGCTGCTGACCGATCCCGACATCAAAGCCTCGAACACGAGCGTCGTGCTCAACACCGTTTCGGAGAACGAACAGTTCGAACTCGAAGTCCGCGAAGACGAGTAA